The DNA window TTTCTTATGTTCTTCACTCATTTCACATAGAGGAAGTCTTAACTCTCCTCCTGGTCTTCCAATCATATTTAGAGCAGTTTTAACTGGAATTGGATTTGTTTCAATAAACATTGCTTTCATTAAGGGAAAGAGTTTATAATGAATCTCTCTCGCTTTTTCAAAATCTCCTTTAAGTGCAGAATCAACCATTTCAACGAATTCTTTTGGAACTATATTTGCTACAACGCTTATAACTCCTTTGCCTCCTAACGCAATTATTGGTAAGGTTAATTCATCATTTCCTGAAAGAACTGTAACTTTGGCATCATATATTAATTCAGAAACCTGAGAGAGATTTGGATTAGCCTCTTTAACTGCTGAAATATTACTATATTCTTCTGCCAACATTTTAACGGTTTTTGGTTCTAAATTAACAGAAGTCCTTGAAGGAACATTATATAAAATAATAGGAATATTTATAGATTCAGCTATTTTACTAAAATGTCTTCTTAAACCTTCTTGAGGTGGTTTATTATAGTATGGAGTTATAGATAAAACAGCATCTGCTCCTACATCTTCAGCAAATACTGATAGTTCAATAGCCTCTCTTGTGCAGTTTGATCCTGCACCTGCAATTACCTGAACTCTACCATTTACTATATCGACAACTTTTTCAACAACTCTTTTATGCTCTTCATGAGATAGTGTAGGACTTTCTCCAGTAGTTCCAACTGCTACAATACCACTAACTCCATTTTCAATTAAAAAATTTATATTTTCTTCTAATCCCTCATAATCTACTTCATTATTTTTGAAAGGAGTAACAATTGCGGGATAAACCCCTTTAAACATATCTTCACCTTTATTATTGTATCTGTCTCATTTTGTGAGTTATATATCCAGCGATTCTATTTCTTAATCTTTTTGTAGATATTACAGCAACTTTTTCTAAAACTTTTTTATTGGTTTCAAAGTCAGTTGTAAATAAATCTCTATATTTTTTAATTAACTCCATAGAAGTTCTTTTAATAAATGCTTGCCTTACTCTTCCCATTTTCTCACCTACCTAAGTTATTTATTTTTGTGTTTCTTTCAGATATTTTTTTTGGAGGTATTTATTATGTTCAATTAATATTTGAAATATTTTTATACCAACATCTTCATTAACATTATGTTCTTTACAAAGTTTTCTTATTCTATTGTATATATATTTTTCTCTATCTGGATCATTAATAGGAATTCCTAGTTCCTTTTTAACTTTAGCAACTTCCTTGGCTAAACTATTTCTTTCAGCAATTAACTTTAATATCTGGTTGTCAATTTCATCAATTCTTTTTCTAATTTCACTAAGTTTCTCTATCATTTTAACTCTCCTAAAAATTTACTATAGAGAGTTTAATTTTAATAACAAAATAAGCAATATTTAAAAAATAGAAAGGGATATAAAAATGTTTTCAATATCATATAGATACAAAATTATATTTAGAAGTTACATAAATATTTTTGTTGGTGATGTAATATGTTTAGGGGAGTTTTAGAAAGTGCTAAGGAGTTTAAAAAAGTGGTTGATACAGTAGCAACACTTTTAGATGAAATTTGCTTTGAAGTAGATGAAGAAGGTGTTAAAGCAGCGGCAATGGATCCAAGTCACGTAGCATTAGTAAGTTTAGAAATACCAAGATTAGCATTTGAAGAGTATGAAGCAGATTCTCATGATATTGGAATTGATTTAGAGGCATTTAAAAAAGTTATGAATAGAGCAAAATCAAAAGATAAATTGATTTTGGAATTAGATGAAGATAAAAATAAATTAAATGTTATATTTGAAAATACTGGTAAGAGAAAATTTAGTTTGGCATTGTTAGATATTAGTTCATCATCAATAAAAGTTCCAGATATAGAATATCCAAATGTAATAATGATTAAAGGAGATGCCTTTAAAGAGGCATTAAAAGATGCTGATTTATTCAGTGATTATGTAATTTTAAAAGTGGATGAGGAAAAATTCGTAGTACATGCAAAAAGTGACTTAAATGAAAGTGAGGCTATATTTGAAAAAGATAGTTCAGCAATAATAAGTTTAGATGTAAAAGAAGAGGCAAAAAGTGCATTTAACTTAGATTATTTAATGGATATGGTTAAAGGAGTTAGTAAAGGGGATATAATTAAAATTTATTTGGGAACTGACATGCCTGTAAAAATAGAATATTCTTTGGCAGGGGTAAATTTAACATTCCTTTTAGCTCCAAGAATCGAAAGTTAATGTGAGATTATGGATAATATTTATAATCTATTAAAAAATTATTTTTTTGAAGAAATTAAATCAGACAAATTATTAAAACTACCTGACAATTTTTATGAAGACATTAGAAAGTATATAAATGAAATAAATGATGAAATTGAAATCGAGAGAGTTAAATACTATTTTAAAGAACTTAGAAAGTTAAGAATATATAAAGCCTTATATTTGGATAAATGTAGAGAGTATTTACTTCCAGAAGAGGATAATATTATAAAATCTATTGAAGATATTGATATTGAAGTTAAAATTAAAGAACTTAAAGAAGAAAATGAAGATATAGATATACCAAAATCTATATATACAACTAATGATATTGATGTTGTAAAGATAGACAAAAACTTTCCTCCTTTCACAGATGGCACTTTTATATATCACTTAAATAAAAATGATGTAATCTCTTTAAATAAAAAAATAGTTAATATTTTACAAAAACACAACATTGTATCAAAGATAGGTGAAAGTTATGAAGATGCCAAAGAAGATTAGAAGATACTGTCCATATTGTAAAAAACACACAATACACATTGTAGAAAAAGCAAAAAAAGGAAAACCAAGTGAATTAACTTGGGGTCAGAGACAGTTCAGAAGAGTTACAGCAGGTTATGGAGGTTTCCCAAGACCTTTACCAGACAGATCCAAGCCAGTTAAAAAAATTGATTTAAGATTTAAATGTACAGTTTGTGGAAAAATGCATACAAAGGCTAATGGTTGCTTTAGATCTGGAAGATTTGAAATAGTTGAAAAATAATTTTAGGCTAAAATTAAATAAAATTTGAAAGAGGGGAGATGATGGACTTAATCCCAAAACCAAGAAGTAAATTCTTAAAAGTTCAATGTCCTGAATGTAACAATGAGCAGATAGTATTTGGAAGTCCAGCAACTGTAGTCAAATGTTTAACATGTGGAAAAGTTTTGGTAGAGCCAAGAGGAGGTAAGGGTAGAGTTAAAGCAAAAATCTTAGAAATATTAGGTTAAATTTTAATTTTTTTCTTTTATTTTTTATTATTTTATTTGGTATCTAAATATGTAAATATATAAATGTAATTAATTAAATAAAAAGCAAAAGAGATAACTTTTATAATCTCTTAATCTCTTTTAAAGCCTCTTTAACATCAGCATTTTCATGAACTATTTTACAAACAGCCCTTGTCATTCCTACGACATCATCATGTTGGAATATGTTTCTTCCAACTGCTACTCCTACAGCTCCTGCTTCTATGGCATCTTTTATCATTTGTAAAAATTCTTCATCAGTATTAGTTTTTGGACCTCCTGCAACTACAATCGGAGCTGGACAACCCTTAACTACATTTCTAAATGAATCGATATCTCCTGTATAACTTGTTTTAATTATATCTGCTCCTAACTCCGCCCCTAATCTTGCTGCATGAGCAACTAATTCAGGATCTCTCTCATTTTTAATATGTTTTCCTCTTGGGTACATCATAGCAATTAGAGGCATTCCCCAGTATTCACATGTCTCTGCTATCATTCCCAAATCTCTGTATGCTTCCCAGTCTTCATCTGAACCTACATTTACATGAACTGAAACAGCATCTGCTCCCATTCTAATAGCTTCTTCAACTGTTGTAACAATAACTTTCTTCAAAGGATTTGGTGATATTGAGGTTCCTGCTGATAAATGAATAATTAATCCAATATCTTTGCCATAGCCTCTATATCCATGTCTAACAATCCCTTTATGTAATAAAACTGCATTAGCGCCTCCTTCAGCTACATCATTTACAGTTTTCTTCATATCTATTAATCCCTTAATTGGACCATTTGACACTCCGTGATCCATTGGAACAATTACTGTTCTCTCACTATCTTTATTAAATATTCTTTCCAACCTTACAAGTTTTCCTAGATTTTTAATATTAGCAAATAATTTCATACTATCACATTTTTAGTAGTTTTTTGTTTTAACCTATATATATTATTAATTTAATAAAAGTAGTTGTAGTCATAGAAAAATGTTGCCCATTAATATTTAAAATTTATGTTTATGGTGATTAGATGGTATTTAAGGCATATGATATTAGGGGAATATATGGTAAAGATTTAAATGAAAAATTTGCATACTCCTTAGGAAAATGTTTAGGAAAAAAATATGAAGATAAAAATATATTAGTTGGAAATGATGTAAGAATTGGTTCTAAAAAACTACTACCATACTTTATTGTAGGTTTAAAGGAACATTCAAATGTTTATTATGCTGGAACTATATCTACACCATTAATGTATTTTGGAACCAAGGATAAATATGATTTAGGAGTTATATTGACAGCCTCTCACAATCCACCAGAATATACTGGATTTAAGATGTGTGATAAAAACGCTATTCCAATATCTCCAATTGAGGAAATTAAACCAATATTTAAAGAGTATGAGTTAAATGATAAAATAAAATTAGAGGCAGAAAATCTAAATTTGGAAGATTTTAGAGTAGATATTATAAAAGATTATAAAAAGTTTTTTTTAAATAGGTGTAGTTCATCAGATGTAAAAATAGCGGTTGATTTTGCAAATGGCTCTACAACAATTGCTGAAAAAGAAATATTATCGGAATTATTTGAAAATGCTATTTTTATAAATGACTATCCAGATGGAAATTTTCCAAGTCATCAGCCAGACACTTTAAAGATGGAATGTTTAAAAGATATAATAAAGGCTGTTAAAGAAAATAACTGTGATTTGGGATTAATCTTTGATGGAGATGGGGATAGATTAGGAATTGTTGATGAAAATGGAGATGTATTAAGAGGGGATATTTTAACTGCAATAATAGCAAAAGAAATTTTAAAAGAAAAACCAAAATCTAAGATTGTTTATGATTTAAGATGTTCTAAAATAGTTCCAGAAATTATTAAAATGTATGGGGGAATTCCAGTAAAGAGTAGAGTAGGACATTACTTTATTAAAAAGTTAATGCATGAAATAGATGCAGAATTTGCCGGAGAGTTGAGTAATCATTTCTACTTTAAAGAAATTGGATATTTTGAAAGTCCTTTATTAGCATTAAACTATATTTTAAAGGCAATGGAAGAAGAAAATAAAAAATTATCTGAATTAAATAAAGTATATAATAAATATTCACATAGTGGTGAAATAAACTTTAAAGTAAGAGACCAAAAATATATAATGGAAAAAATAAAAGAACACTTTAAAAATTGCAAAATTGAAGAGTTAGATGGAATTTCAGTTTATTGTAAAGATTTCTGGTTCAATTTAAGGCCTTCTAATACAGAACCATTATTGAGATTAAACTTAGAGGCAGACAATGAAAATATAATGAAGGAGAAGGTAGAAGAAATTAAAAATCTTATTGAGAAATATAATAAAGAAATTGAATATATTTAAATTTATTAAAAATTATTTTTAAAAATTAGAAGTCCAAATAGATATTTTTAATAACTTTTATTTTTATTACTCGTGATATTATGGATAAAGAGCAGTTAATGAAATTACATCAATTTTTTGTTTATGTTGTAAAGGATATCAATGAGGATAATAATCTAAATAGAGATTGTAAAGAATTGCTTAGATTATATGAAATGTTAGATATAAGACCTCATCATATTCATCGACTTAAAAATGAACAGAAAGCGGCCATATTGTTATTATCTGCTTATGTAGCCAGTTTTTTAGCCAATAATTTAGACAACGTTCCAGAAAATTTAGCTAAAAAACTTAAAGAAAACGCTATTAAACACTTACTTATTTGTAATAAAAAGAATATTTTAGAGAAAGTTAATATTTTAGAAGAATATAACGATGAGATTGAAAAATAAAAGGTGAAATTATTATGTTTAATCCGCAGAAATTTATTGAAGAGTCAATAGAAGAGATAAAAAAACAAATTGGGGATAGAAAGGCAGTAATTGCTTTAAGTGGTGGAGTTGATAGTTCAGTTGCGGCTGTATTAACACATAAGGCAATTGGAGATAAATTAACTGCGGTATTTGTAGATACTGGCTTAATGAGAAAGGGAGAGAAAGAAGAGGTTAAAAAAACATTTAGAGATAAGTTAGGATTAAATTTAATAGTTGTTGATGCAAAAGATAGATTTTTAAATGCTTTAAAAGGTATTAAAGATCCAGAAGAAAAAAGAAAAATTATTGGAAAATTATTCATTGAAGTTTTTGAAGAAATCGCTGAAAAAATTAAGGCAGAGGTTTTAGTTCAAGGAACTATTGCTCCAGATTGGATTGAAACCAAAGGAAATATAAAGAGTCATCATAATGTAGCCTTACCTCATGGAATGGTTTTAGAAGTTGTAGAGCCATTAAGAGAGTTATATAAAGATGAAGTTAGATTATTAGCAAAAGAACTTGGCTTGCCAGATAGTATTGTATATAGACAACCATTCCCTGGGCCTGGATTGGCTGTAAGAGTTTTAGGAGAAGTTACTGAGGAAAAGTTAGAAATATGTAGAGAGGCTAATGCAATAGTTGAAGAAGAGATTAAAAAAGCAAAGTTAGATAAAGATTTATGGCAATATTTTGCTGTAGTTTTAGATTGTAAGGCTACTGGGGTTAAAGGAGATGTTAGAGAATACAATTGGATTGTTGCTTTAAGAATAGTTAAATCTTTAGATGCTATGACTGCTCATGTCCCTGAACTACCTTTTGATTTATTAAAGAGAATTAGTAAAAGAATAACTTCTGAAATTCCAAATGTAGCAAGAGTTGTATTTGATATAACTGACAAACCTCCGGCAACTATTGAATTTGAATAATTATTAAAGGAACATACCATAGTTTAAAAATATTTCAATTATGATAAAGGCAACTGTTACTCCAATAACATACTCTGGTTTAACTTTGATTTTAGAGAAAGTTTCATCCATATATCTTATTAAACCAGCACTGGTTGCTAATCCAGTTTCTTCCCTCTTACTCATCTTTTCACCATATCTTTAACTTTTTCTACAATTTTTTCTGCAACTTCTTTCTTAGTTCCAGATAATTTTTCAATGTATGAGTTAGTTATTATATAAACTTCAATATTATCGTCACCAAAATAATATTTACTTAAATCATTGGCAATAATCATATTTAAATTATATTTATTTAATTTTTCCTTTGCCTTTTTTATAAGTGATTCCTCATCTAAGTTGTATTCAGCCTTAAATCCTATAATTATTTTATCTTTGTATATTTTTCTCAACTCTTCTAAAACTTTTGGATTTCTTTTTAATCTTATAGTTAAATCTTTATCAGAACTTAACTTTCCATTAAAACTTTCAACCGTAAAGTCAGATATTGCCGCTGAGGAAATAATTATATCAAAATCTTTACCTAACTCTATTGCCTTATTTAGCATCTCTTTTGCTGTTAAAACCTTATGAGTCTTTATATAATATGGTGGCTCTAAACCAATCCCAGATATAACTTCTACATAAAACCCTTCTCTACAAAATGCCTCAGCCAAAGAAATCCCCATTTTTCCAGATGATAAGTTAGAAATAACTCTAACCTTGTCTATAAACTCAACAGTTCCTCCATTTAATATTAAAACTCTGTTTCCTTCTTTTTTTAAATTGTTCCCAACTATTTTTATTGTATAATTAACAACATCCTCTATATTTGCCACTTTTGCCTTACCCTCTTCAAATTTTGGAGAAACTATATAAATATTTTTATTCATTTTAAGTTCGTCTATATGTTTTTTAATGGCGTTATACATATTTTCGTGCATTGCTGGGACTATAATTATCGGCTTATTTCCTCCTTTAAACATTAAGGATGTTGTAGTTACTATGTTATCTCCTAATCCTAAATTTATTTTTGAAATAACATTGGCAGTTGCTGGATAGATTAAAAGGCAGTCACACTCATTGTATAATTTGATATGCTCTATATTTCCAGTTATTTCTTCATAAACTTCATTACCACATCCAAACTTTAAGGCATCTTTACCAATAATTTTTTTAGTCTCTTTGGTAATTATACAATAAACTTCTGCTCCATGCCTTATAAGCTCTCTCATCAACTTTGGTGTCTCAATCGCCGCAATTGATGAAGTAACAGCAACTAAGATTTTTTTATTTTCTAAGAGTTTTGACTTACTTCCTTTTAAAAACTTTGTTGGATGCATAATTTCCCTATTTATTTTTTATTTTTATAATGATTTTACAGTTTGGGCAGATTACCCTTTTCCCAACACAGTTAAATGTATGAGAACAATTAGGGCATTTTACTTTTTTTATAAAATCGTCTAATTTGTCTAAATCAATTATTGTATATCTTTCAATGTCCATAATATCACTTTAAGTTCCTATCTTTACAGATTCAGATAAATCTCTAATTAATCTAACTGCTGAATATGCCGCCAATGCAGACGTTTTTGGATTTTCTTCAAAAGGAACATTTTCAACACAAACTTTTAATTTACCAATTGAGCTCTCAACTAATATCTCGTGCCTATTTAACTTTGCATTAGGATCAGCGACAATAACAACCTTTGCTGGATACTCAGATACTATGGATAAAGTTACAGAAACATTTATGTTCATAGGAAATTTCTTTATTGCCTCAAAAACATCTCCTTCAAAAACTACAACTGGATTTTTTATATTATCTATATCGTAGTTGAGATTTTTTAATGAATCTTCTAATGCTTTAATTGGCTTTACAGTTTTCAATACAACTTTATAAATTTCTCCCAATCTCATAGATTTTATAGCATCTAAACCTCCAATAGCCCCAGAGGGAATATATATCTTTCTACAAACCTTTTTAGCCAATTTTTTAAGTTTTAAAAATAAATCCTTATCTACTAATGCTCCAACACTCATTATTAAAACATCTTTATTATTTATTAATGATTTTGTAGCAACTTCTTCAACAGCCTTTACTGAGGCACATTCTACAACTAAATCTAAATCTTCATTAACTAACTCATCTATACTGTTGCAAATCTTAGCCCCAGTAAGTTCTGAAAGTTTTTTAGATTTCTCCAAATTTCTATCATACACAGCAATTATTTTAGCGTTTTTTATAGTTCCATCTACAACTTTCTTTGAAATAAAACTACCAATAGCACCACAGCCAACTATTCCTATTTTATACATAGTTATATTCACCTCCATAGTTAATAGAGAAATAGAATCTATTAAATTAAAATATTACTCATAACAAAATAATAAATATAAATTTACAAATTAAAAGTATAAAAATTTTTATTTACTATATCGAAAAATAACACAAAATCTTAAAATTTAGGTGGTCAAATGGAGAAAAGGAAAAAACTTATTTTATTTGACTTTGATAGCACATTAGTTAATAATGAGACGATTGATGAGATTGCAAAGGAGGCAGGGGTTGAGGAGAAAGTAAAAAAAATTACAAAAGAAGCAATGGGAGGAAAATTAAATTTTGAACAATCTTTAAGAAAAAGAGTTAGTTTGTTGAAGGATTTACCAATAGAAAAAGTTGAGAAGGCTATTGAAAGAATAACTCTAACAGAAGGTGCTGAAGAAACTATTAAAGAATTAAAGAAAAGAGGGTATATAATTGGAGTTGTTAGTGGTGGCTTTGACATAGCAGTTAATAAAATTAAAGAAAAATTAGGGTTGGATTATGCTTTTGCCAATAGATTAATAGTAAAAGATGGAAAATTAACTGGGGAAGTAGAGGGAGATGTGTTAAAAGAAGATTCCAAAGGAGAAATTTTAGAGAAAATAGCAAAAATTGAGGGCATTAAATTAGAAGATACCGTTGTAGTAGGAGATGGAGCAAATGACATTAGTATGTTTAAAAAAGCTGGTTTAAGAATAGCCTTTTGTGCTAAACCTATTTTAAAGGAAAAGGCAGATATATGCATTGAAAAAAGAGATTTAAGAGAAATTTTAAAGCATGTTAAATAATTAAAAATAAAAAATAAGAGTGATAGTATGCCAAAGTTAATGATAGCCTTAGATGTTTTAAATAGAGAAGAGGCATTGAAAATTGTGAGTGAAATTAAGGATTATATTGACGCTGTAAAAGTTGGATATCCGTTAGTTTTATCTTCTGGATTGGAAATTGTTGAAGAAATAAAAAAAATATGTGATAGAGAGGTTATATGTGACTTTAAAGTTGCAGATATTCCAGAAACTAACAGAAAAATAGCAGAAATTGCCTTAAAATATGCTGATGGGATAATAGTCCATGGCTTCGTTGGAGAAGACTCTGTTAAATCAGTCCAAGAAGTTGCTAAAAAATTAAATAAAAAGGTAATAATGGTTACAGAAATGAGTCATCCAGGGGCTATTCAATATATGCAACCAATTGCCAATGAATTAGCAAAAATGGCTAAAAAGCTTAAAGTTGATGCTATTGTTGCTCCCTCTACAAGACCAGAGAGACTCAAAGAAATTAAGGATATCGCAAAACTTCCAGTAATGACGCCAGGAGTTGGTTATCAAGGAGGAAAAATTGAAGAAATTATTAACATTTTAGATGAAAATGACTATGTAATTGTTGGAAGAAGTATATATCAATCAGAAAATCCAAAAGATGTGGCAAAAAAATTCAAAGAAAAACTAAATAAAAATTAAAACTAAATAGGATGAGAAGATGAAAAAAAAGAAAGATATATTAGTCGTTGGCTGTGGAAATTTGTTGTTTGGAGATGATGGATTTGGTTGTGAAGTTGTAAAAAAATTAGAGAATATTGTTCCTGAGAATGTTGAAGTTATCGATACTGGAGCAAGTGGGGCATACTACTTAATGACTTTGGTAGATGAAAACATAAAAAAAATAATTGTAGTTGATGCTATTGATTTTGGTCTAAAACCAGGAACATTGAAAAAAATAGATATTGATGAACTACCAAATCTTAAAAAATACTCTTTTGATGCTCACAATGTTCCATTATCTCCTTTTCTTAAAGAGTTACATAATAAAGGAGTAGAAGTTGTAGTTATAGGTTGTCAAGGAAAAGAATTTACAATGCCTTATATAAAGCCAGGATTGTCTAAGGAGGTTTCTGAAGCCGTAGATAA is part of the Methanocaldococcus sp. genome and encodes:
- a CDS encoding 2-amino-3,7-dideoxy-D-threo-hept-6-ulosonate synthase produces the protein MKLFANIKNLGKLVRLERIFNKDSERTVIVPMDHGVSNGPIKGLIDMKKTVNDVAEGGANAVLLHKGIVRHGYRGYGKDIGLIIHLSAGTSISPNPLKKVIVTTVEEAIRMGADAVSVHVNVGSDEDWEAYRDLGMIAETCEYWGMPLIAMMYPRGKHIKNERDPELVAHAARLGAELGADIIKTSYTGDIDSFRNVVKGCPAPIVVAGGPKTNTDEEFLQMIKDAIEAGAVGVAVGRNIFQHDDVVGMTRAVCKIVHENADVKEALKEIKRL
- the dapA gene encoding 4-hydroxy-tetrahydrodipicolinate synthase — protein: MFKGVYPAIVTPFKNNEVDYEGLEENINFLIENGVSGIVAVGTTGESPTLSHEEHKRVVEKVVDIVNGRVQVIAGAGSNCTREAIELSVFAEDVGADAVLSITPYYNKPPQEGLRRHFSKIAESINIPIILYNVPSRTSVNLEPKTVKMLAEEYSNISAVKEANPNLSQVSELIYDAKVTVLSGNDELTLPIIALGGKGVISVVANIVPKEFVEMVDSALKGDFEKAREIHYKLFPLMKAMFIETNPIPVKTALNMIGRPGGELRLPLCEMSEEHKKILENVLRDLGLI
- a CDS encoding 30S ribosomal protein S27e, coding for MDLIPKPRSKFLKVQCPECNNEQIVFGSPATVVKCLTCGKVLVEPRGGKGRVKAKILEILG
- the frhD gene encoding coenzyme F420-reducing hydrogenase, FrhD protein; this encodes MKKKKDILVVGCGNLLFGDDGFGCEVVKKLENIVPENVEVIDTGASGAYYLMTLVDENIKKIIVVDAIDFGLKPGTLKKIDIDELPNLKKYSFDAHNVPLSPFLKELHNKGVEVVVIGCQGKEFTMPYIKPGLSKEVSEAVDKAVEMVLEEIKNFQSKR
- a CDS encoding chorismate mutase, with product MIEKLSEIRKRIDEIDNQILKLIAERNSLAKEVAKVKKELGIPINDPDREKYIYNRIRKLCKEHNVNEDVGIKIFQILIEHNKYLQKKYLKETQK
- a CDS encoding 50S ribosomal protein L44e is translated as MKMPKKIRRYCPYCKKHTIHIVEKAKKGKPSELTWGQRQFRRVTAGYGGFPRPLPDRSKPVKKIDLRFKCTVCGKMHTKANGCFRSGRFEIVEK
- a CDS encoding DNA polymerase sliding clamp, which translates into the protein MFRGVLESAKEFKKVVDTVATLLDEICFEVDEEGVKAAAMDPSHVALVSLEIPRLAFEEYEADSHDIGIDLEAFKKVMNRAKSKDKLILELDEDKNKLNVIFENTGKRKFSLALLDISSSSIKVPDIEYPNVIMIKGDAFKEALKDADLFSDYVILKVDEEKFVVHAKSDLNESEAIFEKDSSAIISLDVKEEAKSAFNLDYLMDMVKGVSKGDIIKIYLGTDMPVKIEYSLAGVNLTFLLAPRIES
- a CDS encoding preprotein translocase subunit Sec61beta, whose translation is MSKREETGLATSAGLIRYMDETFSKIKVKPEYVIGVTVAFIIIEIFLNYGMFL
- a CDS encoding aspartate dehydrogenase; its protein translation is MYKIGIVGCGAIGSFISKKVVDGTIKNAKIIAVYDRNLEKSKKLSELTGAKICNSIDELVNEDLDLVVECASVKAVEEVATKSLINNKDVLIMSVGALVDKDLFLKLKKLAKKVCRKIYIPSGAIGGLDAIKSMRLGEIYKVVLKTVKPIKALEDSLKNLNYDIDNIKNPVVVFEGDVFEAIKKFPMNINVSVTLSIVSEYPAKVVIVADPNAKLNRHEILVESSIGKLKVCVENVPFEENPKTSALAAYSAVRLIRDLSESVKIGT
- the coaBC gene encoding bifunctional phosphopantothenoylcysteine decarboxylase/phosphopantothenate--cysteine ligase CoaBC yields the protein MHPTKFLKGSKSKLLENKKILVAVTSSIAAIETPKLMRELIRHGAEVYCIITKETKKIIGKDALKFGCGNEVYEEITGNIEHIKLYNECDCLLIYPATANVISKINLGLGDNIVTTTSLMFKGGNKPIIIVPAMHENMYNAIKKHIDELKMNKNIYIVSPKFEEGKAKVANIEDVVNYTIKIVGNNLKKEGNRVLILNGGTVEFIDKVRVISNLSSGKMGISLAEAFCREGFYVEVISGIGLEPPYYIKTHKVLTAKEMLNKAIELGKDFDIIISSAAISDFTVESFNGKLSSDKDLTIRLKRNPKVLEELRKIYKDKIIIGFKAEYNLDEESLIKKAKEKLNKYNLNMIIANDLSKYYFGDDNIEVYIITNSYIEKLSGTKKEVAEKIVEKVKDMVKR
- the pyrF gene encoding orotidine-5'-phosphate decarboxylase is translated as MPKLMIALDVLNREEALKIVSEIKDYIDAVKVGYPLVLSSGLEIVEEIKKICDREVICDFKVADIPETNRKIAEIALKYADGIIVHGFVGEDSVKSVQEVAKKLNKKVIMVTEMSHPGAIQYMQPIANELAKMAKKLKVDAIVAPSTRPERLKEIKDIAKLPVMTPGVGYQGGKIEEIINILDENDYVIVGRSIYQSENPKDVAKKFKEKLNKN
- the serB gene encoding phosphoserine phosphatase SerB, whose product is MEKRKKLILFDFDSTLVNNETIDEIAKEAGVEEKVKKITKEAMGGKLNFEQSLRKRVSLLKDLPIEKVEKAIERITLTEGAEETIKELKKRGYIIGVVSGGFDIAVNKIKEKLGLDYAFANRLIVKDGKLTGEVEGDVLKEDSKGEILEKIAKIEGIKLEDTVVVGDGANDISMFKKAGLRIAFCAKPILKEKADICIEKRDLREILKHVK
- the guaA gene encoding glutamine-hydrolyzing GMP synthase, whose amino-acid sequence is MFNPQKFIEESIEEIKKQIGDRKAVIALSGGVDSSVAAVLTHKAIGDKLTAVFVDTGLMRKGEKEEVKKTFRDKLGLNLIVVDAKDRFLNALKGIKDPEEKRKIIGKLFIEVFEEIAEKIKAEVLVQGTIAPDWIETKGNIKSHHNVALPHGMVLEVVEPLRELYKDEVRLLAKELGLPDSIVYRQPFPGPGLAVRVLGEVTEEKLEICREANAIVEEEIKKAKLDKDLWQYFAVVLDCKATGVKGDVREYNWIVALRIVKSLDAMTAHVPELPFDLLKRISKRITSEIPNVARVVFDITDKPPATIEFE
- a CDS encoding phosphomannomutase/phosphoglucomutase is translated as MVFKAYDIRGIYGKDLNEKFAYSLGKCLGKKYEDKNILVGNDVRIGSKKLLPYFIVGLKEHSNVYYAGTISTPLMYFGTKDKYDLGVILTASHNPPEYTGFKMCDKNAIPISPIEEIKPIFKEYELNDKIKLEAENLNLEDFRVDIIKDYKKFFLNRCSSSDVKIAVDFANGSTTIAEKEILSELFENAIFINDYPDGNFPSHQPDTLKMECLKDIIKAVKENNCDLGLIFDGDGDRLGIVDENGDVLRGDILTAIIAKEILKEKPKSKIVYDLRCSKIVPEIIKMYGGIPVKSRVGHYFIKKLMHEIDAEFAGELSNHFYFKEIGYFESPLLALNYILKAMEEENKKLSELNKVYNKYSHSGEINFKVRDQKYIMEKIKEHFKNCKIEELDGISVYCKDFWFNLRPSNTEPLLRLNLEADNENIMKEKVEEIKNLIEKYNKEIEYI
- a CDS encoding UPF0058 family protein produces the protein MDKEQLMKLHQFFVYVVKDINEDNNLNRDCKELLRLYEMLDIRPHHIHRLKNEQKAAILLLSAYVASFLANNLDNVPENLAKKLKENAIKHLLICNKKNILEKVNILEEYNDEIEK
- a CDS encoding DNA replication complex GINS family protein; translation: MYNLLKNYFFEEIKSDKLLKLPDNFYEDIRKYINEINDEIEIERVKYYFKELRKLRIYKALYLDKCREYLLPEEDNIIKSIEDIDIEVKIKELKEENEDIDIPKSIYTTNDIDVVKIDKNFPPFTDGTFIYHLNKNDVISLNKKIVNILQKHNIVSKIGESYEDAKED
- a CDS encoding 30S ribosomal protein S17e, coding for MGRVRQAFIKRTSMELIKKYRDLFTTDFETNKKVLEKVAVISTKRLRNRIAGYITHKMRQIQ